In the Methanosarcinales archaeon genome, TGATTCTATTTTGGAATTATCGAGGTATTCAGATACAAGTGACCAACAAGGAACTTTCAATCAATTACGGCTTTTTCAATCACAAACATATTCCAATATCAAATATAGTCTCTTGTAAACACACCAAAACCCCTTTTTGGAAATATGGAGGAGTAGGCGTTAGATATTGCTTTACTGATCGCTCTTGGGCTTACACAACATCATTCGGCGACGCGGTTGAAATAATCCAGCGAAAAGGAAGATCTTTCGTTTTCTCTTCGAATAACCCTGAAAAACTCTGCAGTATCATTGACCAAAAAGTGCGCGAAACAAATCTTTAGTTTTACGGTTTTCAAATAAAATAATTAGGAGCAAAAGTTTCATCAGGAAACGGTAGTCTGGCATCTGTCGTTAAGTTTAAGCCTATCTGATTCAGCGTCTTCTCGTTGCCTTCGTTTATAAGATGGGTAGTGTGCATCTCGCAATCTTTCAATTTATCCAGTGCATCTATGCATTTGCGTGCTTTCTCGTCCGATACTGCGCTTGCAGCCAGTGCGTTGAGTATTTCTTTTACATCCAATGATGTGCTGCTTAGCCTCATTAGGTTCTTTAGTTGTATAATGCTCTGGATGACGTTTGGAGATATCACGTCGACTTCATCCGGTATTTTTGCAATGATCTTTATTGCGTTTAGAATCGCCGCTGATTCAGCATAGAGTAGTGGCGAATTCTTGCCTGTTACAATTACAGCTTCGCCGGAATCCAAGGGGATTTCAATTGCTGCGCCACAGAACACACCTGTATATCCTTTTCTTTCATCTTTTCTCTTTTTAGCATCTTCCGCTGCTTCTCTTGCTGGCAGGACAACAGAACGATCTCTAGGGTCAACGCCCACCTTTTCCACAATCTTTTTCATTCTCTCAAGCGTATCGTAGAGAGTGTTACCCTCTACAAATTCTCTGTGATACCTGAAGTAGCGTCTTACGATTTCTTCTTTACTTGCTTTACGTACTACGTTATCATCGATTATTCCTTCTTTAACCATGTTGACACCCATGTCAGTTGGCGATTTATATTTCGCCATTGGGCTGTCTTTATCGACTACCTTATCAATTATTTTCTTCATTATCGCAAAATTTTCTACATCTCTAGAATAGT is a window encoding:
- a CDS encoding DUF1846 family protein — protein: MIRKIGFDTKKYLKAQVKKILDRVSLFDKLYLEFGGKLCYDYHASRVLPGFGVDTKLQMLRRLKEKSEIIHCVSAKDIEGRKIRRDFGLAYDDQTLKDINDLREVGLDVSAVVINRFNNELTAKKFKQKLHNRRIRVFTHYEMPNYLKDLDFVVSDKGYGKQEYVDTEKKIVVVTAPGPGSGKFSFCMAQVYNDRRQGVKSGFAKFETFPVWNLSLNHPVNIAYEAATADIGDYNLVDPFHKKAYGITAINYSRDVENFAIMKKIIDKVVDKDSPMAKYKSPTDMGVNMVKEGIIDDNVVRKASKEEIVRRYFRYHREFVEGNTLYDTLERMKKIVEKVGVDPRDRSVVLPAREAAEDAKKRKDERKGYTGVFCGAAIEIPLDSGEAVIVTGKNSPLLYAESAAILNAIKIIAKIPDEVDVISPNVIQSIIQLKNLMRLSSTSLDVKEILNALAASAVSDEKARKCIDALDKLKDCEMHTTHLINEGNEKTLNQIGLNLTTDARLPFPDETFAPNYFI